A genomic window from Silene latifolia isolate original U9 population chromosome 11, ASM4854445v1, whole genome shotgun sequence includes:
- the LOC141613054 gene encoding germin-like protein produces MANHNTFVVLALMALTSFVAYATDPTQLQDFCVGVKDPKEALFVNGLFCKNPMEATPDDFFYKGLDVPGKPNNLGVNVTMVTAMQVPGLNTLGISLARIDFAPYGLNPPHTHPRATEVLTVLEGTLYVGFVTSNLPNGGNKLFTKVLNKGDVFVFPQGLVHFQFNVGNCPAVAIAGLSSQNPGVVTIANAVFGSQPPISVDVLAKAFQLDANVVKTLQSHFGMSS; encoded by the exons ATGGCGAACCATAACACCTTTGTTGTTCTGGCACTTATGGCCTTAACTTCCTTTGTGGCTTATGCTACTGATCCCACCCAACTTCAAGATTTTTGCGTCGGAGTTAAAGACCCTAAGGAAGCAC TGTTTGTGAATGGCCTTTTTTGCAAGAATCCAATGGAAGCAACACCCGACGATTTTTTCTACAAAGGGCTAGACGTACCCGGGAAGCCCAACAACTTGGGAGTCAATGTCACAATGGTTACAGCAATGCAAGTACCTGGTCTCAACACCCTTGGTATATCGTTGGCTAGGATTGACTTTGCACCTTACGGACTCAATCCACCCCACACCCACCCTCGTGCCACTGAAGTCTTGACCGTCTTGGAAGGAACCCTCTATGTCGGGTTTGTGACATCCAACCTTCCAAACGGAGGAAACAAACTGTTCACTAAGGTGTTAAACAAAGGAGATGTTTTCGTGTTTCCACAGGGCCTCGTTCACTTTCAGTTTAATGTTGGTAATTGCCCCGCTGTGGCTATTGCTGGGTTGAGCAGCCAAAACCCCGGAGTTGTGACAATTGCCAATGCGGTGTTTGGATCACAGCCACCTATTTCAGTCGATGTTCTAGCCAAGGCCTTCCAGTTGGATGCTAATGTGGTCAAGACCCTTCAGTCTCACTTTGGGATGAGCTCTTAA